From one Anopheles bellator chromosome 1, idAnoBellAS_SP24_06.2, whole genome shotgun sequence genomic stretch:
- the LOC131212682 gene encoding vacuolar protein sorting-associated protein 35 isoform X2: MPQTPINSVDEQDKLLSEAVTVVRTQAFQMKRFLDKERLMEAMRCASTMLGELRTSLLSPKSYYELYMAITDELRHFEHYLLDEFQKGRKVPDLYEHVQYAGNIVPRLYLLITVGLVYIKTNGSLKRSILKDLVEMCRGVQHPLRGLFLRNYLLQCTRNILPDTTAQQHQQQQQHVVMGDENEGTVIDAIDFVLTNFAEMNKLWVRIQHQGHSSERARREKEREELKILVGTNLVRLSQLESATLDVYQRLILPGILEQVVSCRDAIAQEYLMECIIQVFPDEFHLQTLDPFLKSCAQLQSGVNVKNIIISLIDRLALYNQRNGKVTQTSTGTEVISAIPVEVQLFEVFSTQIANIVQMRKDLPLEDTVSLQVALISLAQKVYPDRVDYVDKVLETTAQILDRLNMSSISHSLSVNQELSRLLRLCVDFYNNIITILQLKFFTPLLEKFDYTSRKAIALYIVMNILENETLIPTAEQVDSVLTIIAPLIRDQDDQPTERVNLEDFAEDQGIVGRFVHLLRSDDPDTQYKILSSARKHFGLGGQQRIRYVLPPLVFQAYQLAYKYKSIAAEDEMWDKKCQKILQFCHSTIAVLAKSELPELALRLYLQGALCIGQIAYTNHEAVAYDFMTQAFSLYEDEISDSKSQFAAITLIIATVEQMMCFSEENAEPLRTSCALAASKLLKKPDQCRAVVTCASLFWSGKQNGQELRDEKRTLECLKKAAKIASQCLDVGVQLQLYVELLNHYLFYFTRGNSQITVSMLNQLITKINEELPNLELTEETKQIEMHYQNTLAHIRSRMEATDTSNLEASFAGIALN; the protein is encoded by the exons ATG CCCCAAACACCGATAAACTCCGTGGACGAGCAGGATAAGCTGCTGTCCGAGGCGGTCACCGTGGTGCGCACGCAGGCCTTCCAGATGAAGCGGTTTCTGGACAAGGAACGGCTGATGGAAGCCATGCGGTGCGCCTCGACGATGCTGGGCGAGCTCCGTACCTCGCTACTATCACCCAAGAGCTACTACGAGTTGTACATGGCCATTACAGACGAGCTGCGTCACTTCGAGCACTACCTGCTGGACGAGTTCCAGAAGGGGCGCAAGGTGCCGGATCTGTACGAGCACGTGCAGTACGCGGGCAATATCGTGCCGCGGCTCTATCTGCTGATCACCGTCGGGCTGGTGTACATCAAAACGAACGGCTCGTTAAAGCGTAGCATACTGAAGGATTTGGTTGAAATGTGCCGTGGTGTACAGCACCCGCTGAGGGGACTCTTCCTGCGGAACTACTTGCTACAGTGCACCCGCAACATTCTGCCCGACACGaccgcgcagcagcaccagcagcagcagcagcatgtagTGATGGGCGACGAGAACGAGGGCACCGtgatcgatgcgatcgacTTTGTGCTGACCAACTTTGCCGAAATGAACAAACTGTGGGTCCGCATCCAGCACCAGGGTCACTCGAGTGAACGAGCCCGTCGGGAGAAAGAGCGCGAGGAGCTGAAGATATTGGTCGGGACGAACCTGGTGCGCCTGTCGCAGCTCGAGTCGGCCACGCTCGACGTCTACCAGCGGCTCATTTTGCCCGGCATCCTCGAGCAGGTGGTCAGCTGCCGGGATGCGATTGCTCAGGAGTACCTGATGGAGTGCATCATCCAGGTGTTCCCGGACGAGTTCCATCTGCAAACGCTCGATCCATTCCTGAAATCGTGCGCCCAGCTGCAGTCGGGAGTGAACGTGAAGAACATCATCATCTCGCTCATTGACCGGCTGGCGCTGTACAATCAGCGCAACGGCAAGGTCACGCAGACGTCGACCGGCACCGAGGTGATTTCGGCCATCCCGGTGGAGGTGCAACTGTTCGAGGTGTTTAGCACGCAGATCGCCAACATTGTGCAAATGCGCAAGGACCTGCCGCTGGAGGACACCGTTTCGTTGCAAGTGGCCCTCATCAGCCTGGCGCAGAAAGTGTACCCCGACCGGGTGGACTACGTGGACAAAGTGCTGGAAACCACGGCACAGATACTCGATCGGCTCAACATGTCAAG CATTTCACACTCGCTCTCGGTCAACCAGGAACTGTCCCGGTTGTTGCGGCTGTGTGTGGACTTTTACAATAACATCATCACGATACTGCAACTGAAGTTTTTTACGCCGCTACTGGAAAAGTTTGACTACACGTCCCGGAAAGCGATCGCCCTGTACATCGTGATGAACATACTGGAGAACGAAACGCTCATACCGACGGCCGAACAGGTGGACAGCGTGCTGACGATCATTGCCCCACTGATCCGCGATCAGGACGATCAGCCGACGGAGCGCGTCAACCTGGAGGACTTTGCCGAGGATCAGGGCATCGTGGGCCGGTTCGTGCACCTGCTGCGATCGGACGATCCCGACACGCAGTACAAAATTTTGTCCTCCGCCCGGAAGCACTTCGGTCTCGGCGGGCAGCAGCGTATCCGGTACGTACTTCCGCCGCTCGTCTTTCAGGCGTACCAGCTGGCGTACAAGTACAAATCGATCGCGGCTGAAGACGAGATGTGGGACAAAAAGTGCCAGAAGATACTGCAGTTCTGTCACAGCACCATCGCGGTGCTGGCCAAGTCCGAGCTGCCGGAGCTAGCGCTGCGGCTGTACCTGCAAGGGGCGCTCTGTATCGGCCAGATTGCGTACACCAACCACGAGGCCGTGGCGTACGATTTCATGACACAG GCTTTCTCACTGTACGAGGATGAAATATCGGACTCCAAGTCACAGTTTGCCGCGATCACACTGATCATCGCGACCGTCGAGCAAATGATGTGTTTCTCGGAGGAAAATGCCGAACCGTTGCGCACGAGCTGTGCGCTGGCGGCGTCgaagctgctgaagaagcCCGACCAGTGCCGGGCCGTAGTCACGTGTGCCAGCCTGTTCTGGAGTGGAAA ACAAAATGGCCAAGAGCTGCGCGACGAGAAGCGTACGCTGGAGTGCCTGAAGAAGGCGGCTAAAATTGCATCGCAATGCTTGGACGTCGGGGTGCAGCTACAGCTGTACGTGGAACTGCTGAACCACTATCTGTTCTACTTCACCCGTGGCAACTCCCAGATCACCGTGTCGATGCTCAATCAG TTGATAACGAAAATCAACGAAGAACTACCGAACCTGGAGCTGACGGAAGAGACGAAGCAAATTGAAATGCACTACCAAAACACACTGGCCCACATTCGCAGCCGGATGGAGGCGACGGACACGAGCAACCTGGAGGCATCGTTTGCCGGCATTGCGCTGAACTGA
- the LOC131212682 gene encoding vacuolar protein sorting-associated protein 35 isoform X1 yields MYLWNSANLDNSALYRRPLVQPQTPINSVDEQDKLLSEAVTVVRTQAFQMKRFLDKERLMEAMRCASTMLGELRTSLLSPKSYYELYMAITDELRHFEHYLLDEFQKGRKVPDLYEHVQYAGNIVPRLYLLITVGLVYIKTNGSLKRSILKDLVEMCRGVQHPLRGLFLRNYLLQCTRNILPDTTAQQHQQQQQHVVMGDENEGTVIDAIDFVLTNFAEMNKLWVRIQHQGHSSERARREKEREELKILVGTNLVRLSQLESATLDVYQRLILPGILEQVVSCRDAIAQEYLMECIIQVFPDEFHLQTLDPFLKSCAQLQSGVNVKNIIISLIDRLALYNQRNGKVTQTSTGTEVISAIPVEVQLFEVFSTQIANIVQMRKDLPLEDTVSLQVALISLAQKVYPDRVDYVDKVLETTAQILDRLNMSSISHSLSVNQELSRLLRLCVDFYNNIITILQLKFFTPLLEKFDYTSRKAIALYIVMNILENETLIPTAEQVDSVLTIIAPLIRDQDDQPTERVNLEDFAEDQGIVGRFVHLLRSDDPDTQYKILSSARKHFGLGGQQRIRYVLPPLVFQAYQLAYKYKSIAAEDEMWDKKCQKILQFCHSTIAVLAKSELPELALRLYLQGALCIGQIAYTNHEAVAYDFMTQAFSLYEDEISDSKSQFAAITLIIATVEQMMCFSEENAEPLRTSCALAASKLLKKPDQCRAVVTCASLFWSGKQNGQELRDEKRTLECLKKAAKIASQCLDVGVQLQLYVELLNHYLFYFTRGNSQITVSMLNQLITKINEELPNLELTEETKQIEMHYQNTLAHIRSRMEATDTSNLEASFAGIALN; encoded by the exons ATGTACCTTTGGAACTCGGCCAATTTGGACAATTCTGCGCTGTACCGGCGCCCGCTGGTTCAG CCCCAAACACCGATAAACTCCGTGGACGAGCAGGATAAGCTGCTGTCCGAGGCGGTCACCGTGGTGCGCACGCAGGCCTTCCAGATGAAGCGGTTTCTGGACAAGGAACGGCTGATGGAAGCCATGCGGTGCGCCTCGACGATGCTGGGCGAGCTCCGTACCTCGCTACTATCACCCAAGAGCTACTACGAGTTGTACATGGCCATTACAGACGAGCTGCGTCACTTCGAGCACTACCTGCTGGACGAGTTCCAGAAGGGGCGCAAGGTGCCGGATCTGTACGAGCACGTGCAGTACGCGGGCAATATCGTGCCGCGGCTCTATCTGCTGATCACCGTCGGGCTGGTGTACATCAAAACGAACGGCTCGTTAAAGCGTAGCATACTGAAGGATTTGGTTGAAATGTGCCGTGGTGTACAGCACCCGCTGAGGGGACTCTTCCTGCGGAACTACTTGCTACAGTGCACCCGCAACATTCTGCCCGACACGaccgcgcagcagcaccagcagcagcagcagcatgtagTGATGGGCGACGAGAACGAGGGCACCGtgatcgatgcgatcgacTTTGTGCTGACCAACTTTGCCGAAATGAACAAACTGTGGGTCCGCATCCAGCACCAGGGTCACTCGAGTGAACGAGCCCGTCGGGAGAAAGAGCGCGAGGAGCTGAAGATATTGGTCGGGACGAACCTGGTGCGCCTGTCGCAGCTCGAGTCGGCCACGCTCGACGTCTACCAGCGGCTCATTTTGCCCGGCATCCTCGAGCAGGTGGTCAGCTGCCGGGATGCGATTGCTCAGGAGTACCTGATGGAGTGCATCATCCAGGTGTTCCCGGACGAGTTCCATCTGCAAACGCTCGATCCATTCCTGAAATCGTGCGCCCAGCTGCAGTCGGGAGTGAACGTGAAGAACATCATCATCTCGCTCATTGACCGGCTGGCGCTGTACAATCAGCGCAACGGCAAGGTCACGCAGACGTCGACCGGCACCGAGGTGATTTCGGCCATCCCGGTGGAGGTGCAACTGTTCGAGGTGTTTAGCACGCAGATCGCCAACATTGTGCAAATGCGCAAGGACCTGCCGCTGGAGGACACCGTTTCGTTGCAAGTGGCCCTCATCAGCCTGGCGCAGAAAGTGTACCCCGACCGGGTGGACTACGTGGACAAAGTGCTGGAAACCACGGCACAGATACTCGATCGGCTCAACATGTCAAG CATTTCACACTCGCTCTCGGTCAACCAGGAACTGTCCCGGTTGTTGCGGCTGTGTGTGGACTTTTACAATAACATCATCACGATACTGCAACTGAAGTTTTTTACGCCGCTACTGGAAAAGTTTGACTACACGTCCCGGAAAGCGATCGCCCTGTACATCGTGATGAACATACTGGAGAACGAAACGCTCATACCGACGGCCGAACAGGTGGACAGCGTGCTGACGATCATTGCCCCACTGATCCGCGATCAGGACGATCAGCCGACGGAGCGCGTCAACCTGGAGGACTTTGCCGAGGATCAGGGCATCGTGGGCCGGTTCGTGCACCTGCTGCGATCGGACGATCCCGACACGCAGTACAAAATTTTGTCCTCCGCCCGGAAGCACTTCGGTCTCGGCGGGCAGCAGCGTATCCGGTACGTACTTCCGCCGCTCGTCTTTCAGGCGTACCAGCTGGCGTACAAGTACAAATCGATCGCGGCTGAAGACGAGATGTGGGACAAAAAGTGCCAGAAGATACTGCAGTTCTGTCACAGCACCATCGCGGTGCTGGCCAAGTCCGAGCTGCCGGAGCTAGCGCTGCGGCTGTACCTGCAAGGGGCGCTCTGTATCGGCCAGATTGCGTACACCAACCACGAGGCCGTGGCGTACGATTTCATGACACAG GCTTTCTCACTGTACGAGGATGAAATATCGGACTCCAAGTCACAGTTTGCCGCGATCACACTGATCATCGCGACCGTCGAGCAAATGATGTGTTTCTCGGAGGAAAATGCCGAACCGTTGCGCACGAGCTGTGCGCTGGCGGCGTCgaagctgctgaagaagcCCGACCAGTGCCGGGCCGTAGTCACGTGTGCCAGCCTGTTCTGGAGTGGAAA ACAAAATGGCCAAGAGCTGCGCGACGAGAAGCGTACGCTGGAGTGCCTGAAGAAGGCGGCTAAAATTGCATCGCAATGCTTGGACGTCGGGGTGCAGCTACAGCTGTACGTGGAACTGCTGAACCACTATCTGTTCTACTTCACCCGTGGCAACTCCCAGATCACCGTGTCGATGCTCAATCAG TTGATAACGAAAATCAACGAAGAACTACCGAACCTGGAGCTGACGGAAGAGACGAAGCAAATTGAAATGCACTACCAAAACACACTGGCCCACATTCGCAGCCGGATGGAGGCGACGGACACGAGCAACCTGGAGGCATCGTTTGCCGGCATTGCGCTGAACTGA
- the LOC131206094 gene encoding heat shock 70 kDa protein, whose protein sequence is MEIRSAPAAVAIGIDFGTSYSSVGIFRNDKFEIVANDAGNHRIPSVVAFTEKGRLVGEEALAQADHDPANCVVDVKRVLGRPKGDGGSQIQVQFKGERKSYHPEEICSLILAHLRAMAERRLGHTVTGAVIAVPAQFSDGQRQAVLDAATIAGLTVLRLINEPTAAAISFGINKKVVGEQCVLVCSFGGGFLDVSILTIYNGVFQVRASSGDTNLGGVDIDSRLVAYLVKQLHETQSVDVSGDRAAMRKIRKACEQAKRTLSYTSQVSIEIDGLGEGGHTLCTLLTKDVLYELCKDLFERVLLHVETALRRARKDRFAVHEIMLVGESSRIPRVQIMLSEFFDRRSLSSSVNSDEAVVVGTAIAAGILSGDRSGTIQDVLWWDLVPRSIGLIGANGDDQPRILISRNSTLPLKVKHRLKNFRAVQRLYEGESAIVSDNITLGRLQLEGNFADGIEYVGLSFNVDLNGVLHVVVEGNCELKASLDKGRLERYEIDRIVYEHKRLVLEMARGEQEEEQRRKNPQQPELKDESAKGVTSDDRIGTWDRFSEWLHCICIVTFDLELGQAMELIHPKHVTLTEQEKMNICYLAFPDSNSGCMGDSQFHIRLRVSSGSENSILPKGLQEFNCHCLPVHRADPGHFWGFVYFRQIKDSTLKRGYFQKSVVLLTRLPFVNLFYELSAAIAPAYFATGEPTLEAICDAICKWPSLLGDELLSLQLLGSVYEVSIPKQNGKMAIVPNPDATVPAGSTANRVLSSVHEIDIFKSLQLFLPYIHLLWELVLTGEPIIVTGTSPTDCAHMVQSLTSLISPLAYCAESRPYFTIHDTEFKEFTQSKNGHPSIILGVTNPFFAKTLQHWPHTIRLQDSTEAQLQKQQQQQQQKQSALYSPKGGPTSIPPSVSASSSSSASAATSSDGSATLSRLSKIKQITNKLLDSSPGLYTQYKPFVQKDKAFIKKILLGMKTERPLSVQSALLRRHLLELTQSFMIPLERYMASLMPLQKDISPFRSAPQPNTFRQEDFLATLDDCGPQLTSTCRGDWEGLYRRFFSSPNFKGWYEARYFELEQTLQVLHMQTLSEANLAEWAKGKLEVEIVDMILRLRHKLTLCSSDHIAALPVQLNARETRGQLLRHMENMKKSLPDDLKQILGDA, encoded by the coding sequence ATGGAAATCCGGTCGGCCCCCGCTGCGGTGGCAATCGGAATCGACTTCGGGACGAGCTACTCGAGCGTCGGCATCTTCCGGAACGATAAGTTCGAAATCGTTGCCAACGATGCGGGCAATCATCGCatcccgtcggtggtggcgttcaCCGAGAAGGGGCGCCTGGTGGGCGAAGAAGCGCTCGCTCAGGCCGATCACGACCCGGCGAACTGTGTCGTGGACGTGAAGCGTGTCCTTGGGCGGCCCAAAGGTGACGGTGGCAGCCAGATTCAGGTGCAGTTCAAGGGCGAACGGAAAAGCTACCATCCGGAAGAGATATGCAGCCTTATACTGGCGCACTTGCGCGCGATGGCAGAGCGACGGCTCGGTCACACGGTGACCGGTGCCGTCATTGCCGTGCCGGCGCAGTTCTCCGACGGGCAGCGGCAGGCGGTGCTGGAtgcggccaccatcgccggccTCACGGTGCTACGGTTGATCAAcgaaccgacggcggcggccatttcGTTCGGCATCAACAAGAAGGTGGTCGGCGAGCAGTGCGTGTTAGTGTGTTCGTTCGGTGGCGGGTTCCTCGATGTGTCCATTCTAACGATCTACAACGGAGTGTTCCAGGTGCGGGCTAGCTCGGGAGACACGAATCTTGGTGGGGTGGACATTGACAGTCGATTGGTGGCGTACCTCGTGAAGCAGCTGCACGAAACCCAATCGGTCGACGTCAGTGGCGATCGGGCGGCGATGCGAAAGATCCGGAAAGCTTGCGAGCAGGCGAAGCGCACCCTTTCCTACACGAGCCAGGTGTCGATCGAAATCGACGGTCTCGGCGAAGGTGGCCACACGCTGTGCACGCTGCTCACGAAGGACGTACTGTACGAGCTGTGCAAGGATCTGTTCGAGCGGGTGCTCCTGCACGTGGAGACGGCGTTGCggcgcgcgcgaaaggatCGGTTCGCCGTGCACGAGATCATGCTGGTCGGTGAATCGTCGCGCATCCCGCGTGTGCAAATAATGCTGAGCGAGTTCTTCGATCGCCGCTCGCTCAGCAGTTCGGTCAATTCGGACGAggcggtcgtcgtcgggacgGCCATCGCCGCCGGCATTCTCAGTGGTGACCGGTCCGGCACGATACAGGACGTGCTGTGGTGGGATTTGGTGCCCCGGTCGATCGGTTTGATCGGTGCGAACGGCGACGATCAACCTCGAATACTCATTAGTCGCAACTCGACACTTCCGCTGAAGGTGAAGCACCGGTTGAAGAACTTTCGCGCGGTGCAGCGACTGTACGAGGGGGAGAGTGCCATCGTAAGTGATAATATTACCCTTGGCCGGCTGCAGCTGGAGGGAAACTTCGCCGACGGCATCGAGTACGTCGGGCTGTCGTTCAATGTGGATCTGAACGGAGTGTTGCACGTAGTGGTGGAGGGCAACTGCGAGCTCAAGGCGTCGCTAGACAAGGGCCGACTGGAGCGCTACGAAATCGATCGCATCGTGTACGAACATAAGCGGCTAGTTCTCGAAATGGCTCGAGGCGAACAGGAGGAAGAGCAACGAAGGAAAAACCCGCAGCAACCGGAACTGAAGGACGAGTCTGCGAAAGGGGTGACTTCCGATGACAGGATAGGCACCTGGGACCGATTCAGCGAGTGGTTGCACTGCATCTGTATCGTTACGTTCGATCTCGAGCTGGGCCAAGCGATGGAACTTATCCATCCGAAGCACGTCACACTGACGGAACAGGAAAAGATGAACATCTGCTATCTGGCGTTCCCCGACTCGAACTCGGGCTGCATGGGGGACTCGCAATTCCACATCCGCCTGCGGGTTTCATCCGGGTCCGAAAATTCTATCCTGCCGAAAGGGCTGCAAGAATTCAACTGCCACTGCCTACCGGTGCACCGGGCCGATCCGGGCCACTTCTGGGGCTTCGTGTACTTCCGCCAGATCAAGGACAGCACGCTGAAGCGCGGCTACTTCCAGAAGagtgtggtgctgctgacgcGGCTTCCGTTCGTGAATCTTTTTTACGAGCTAAGCGCCGCCATTGCACCGGCCTACTTTGCGACGGGCGAGCCAACGCTGGAGGCCATCTGCGATGCAATATGCAAGTGGCCCTCGTTGCTAGGCGATGAACTGCTGTCACTTCAGCTGCTGGGCAGCGTGTATGAGGTCAGCATACCGAAGCAGAACggaaaaatggccatcgtACCGAACCCGGACGCGAcggtgccggccggctccACGGCCAACCGGGTGCTGTCGTCGGTGCACGAGATTGACATTTTCAAAAGCCTGCAGCTGTTTTTGCCCTACATTCACCTGCTCTGGGAGCTGGTGCTGACTGGGGAACCGATTATTGTAACCGGCACctcaccgaccgactgtgCCCACATGGTGCAATCGTTGACCAGCCTTATCAGCCCGCTGGCGTACTGCGCCGAAAGCCGTCCCTACTTTACGATACATGACACCGAGTTTAAAGAGTTTACGCAAAGCAAAAACGGACACCCATCGATCATACTGGGCGTGACGAATCCGTTCTTCGCCAAAACGCTGCAGCACTGGCCGCATACGATTCGCCTGCAGGACAGCACCGAGGCGCAGCtacagaagcagcagcagcagcagcaacagaagcaaTCGGCACTCTATTCGCCGAAGGGCGGCCCAACCAGCATACCGCCGTCGGTGTCagcttcgtcatcatcgtcggcgtcggcggcgactTCATCGGACGGTTCCGCGACCCTGTCACGGCTATCGAAGATCAAGCAGATAACGAACAAGCTATTGGATTCCTCGCCCGGTCTGTACACCCAGTACAAACCGTTCGTACAGAAGGATAAAGCGTTTATCAAGAAAATTTTGCTCGGCatgaaaacggaacggccccTGTCCGTGCAGTCGGCCCTTCTGCGCCGTCATCTGCTCGAGCTAACGCAAAGCTTTATGATACCGCTCGAGCGGTACATGGCCTCGCTGATGCCACTGCAGAAGGATATTTCACCGTTCCGCTCGGCCCCGCAGCCGAACACCTTCCGGCAGGAGGATTTCCTGGCCACGCTCGACGACTGCGGACCACAGCTCACGTCCACCTGCCGGGGCGACTGGGAGGGACTATACCGGCGGTTCTTCAGTTCGCCCAACTTCAAGGGCTGGTACGAGGCACGTTACTTCGAGCTCGAGCAAACGCTGCAGGTGCTGCACATGCAAACCCTGTCCGAGGCGAACCTGGCCGAGTGGGCGAAGGGCAAGCTGGAGGTGGAGATCGTCGACATGATACTCCGGTTGCGCCACAAGCTGACGCTCTGCAGCAGCGACCACATTGCGGCCCTGCCGGTGCAACTGAACGCGCGGGAAACGCGCGGCCAGCTGCTGCGCCACATGGAGAACATGAAGAAAAGTCTTCCGGACGATTTGAAGCAAATTTTGGGCGACGCTTGA